In Syntrophales bacterium, the sequence CGCTCTTATTAACACAATTCATTCCTTTTCCACGCCCAAGGTATACTCAATTAAATATCAAGAGTGCTTACTGCTGGTACATGTCGGTTTTACGTAAATACCATTTTCACTTACTTATATGCATGTTATCCAGTTTCTTTTCTTGTTTTTCTGCGTTTTCTATCGGGCATCTACCATCACACAATCCGACATGCTGCTAACATGTGATTTGAGTATCGACGAGTTCTAAAGTCATTCGACTTAAGATAATTCTCCAAAAACTCTATATTCTGATTCGGTTCTGTTCCTTTATGAACTTCTATAGCCATCTGAACAACACGGTGCAGGTATTTTATAGGACATTTATATAATATTTCATATTCAGCGCCTTCACAATCTATCTTCAACAAATCGCAATATTCTATATGATGTTCATCAAATATTTCCTGTAAGCTTACACAAGGAACTTTCACCGTTTCATTCTTAATGTCGGATTTTTCAAAAATACTGGCAGCTGTCGTAAAGCTATCGTTCGAATCAAAGCTTAATTCTACCTCTCCTGAGCCTCCACAAACAGCCTTTGGAAAACATAAAATGTCGGCATCTTCATTGATCGCTTTATTTCGTAAGAGTTGGCGAAAATTTACATCAATAGGCTCATAAGAAAAAACTTTAGCACCAGGAAATTGCGAAGCGGCAAATGCTGAGAAAAAGCCTGCATTAGCCCCTATATCAATTACTGTGGGTCGTTCTGGAATCCTTAGCTTTAATTCTTTCGTATAACATTCCTCCATGAAAATCTCTTTGAATTCAGGAAGGAGCCTTCTTGGCACTTCTATAGTAATATTGTTAGGCGCCTTAAATATG encodes:
- a CDS encoding FkbM family methyltransferase; this translates as MMRYIRLFRNITNWWLHLWVKFGLTKDDPLIFKAPNNITIEVPRRLLPEFKEIFMEECYTKELKLRIPERPTVIDIGANAGFFSAFAASQFPGAKVFSYEPIDVNFRQLLRNKAINEDADILCFPKAVCGGSGEVELSFDSNDSFTTAASIFEKSDIKNETVKVPCVSLQEIFDEHHIEYCDLLKIDCEGAEYEILYKCPIKYLHRVVQMAIEVHKGTEPNQNIEFLENYLKSNDFRTRRYSNHMLAACRIV